From Caulobacter segnis, a single genomic window includes:
- a CDS encoding EF-hand domain-containing protein, with the protein MKTRTILAVLAVASLSAGAAHAASHARDTFIKEQDQNGDGVVSKDEFAATRAIQFGKTDADKSGSLSRTEYVGEFKARLEKRLATDDRTAEKKEEERVRQMRQADVRFDVLDSDKSGAITRAEFDYSGWRMFVHHDTNNDGTVSAADPIKEDQQD; encoded by the coding sequence ATGAAGACCCGCACCATCCTCGCCGTTCTCGCCGTCGCCTCGCTGAGCGCCGGCGCGGCCCACGCCGCCTCGCACGCCCGCGACACCTTCATCAAGGAGCAGGACCAGAACGGCGACGGCGTCGTCTCCAAGGACGAGTTCGCCGCCACCCGGGCCATCCAGTTCGGCAAGACCGATGCCGACAAGAGTGGCTCGCTGTCGCGGACCGAGTACGTTGGAGAGTTCAAGGCCCGCCTGGAAAAGCGGCTCGCCACCGACGACCGGACGGCCGAGAAGAAGGAAGAGGAGCGCGTGCGCCAGATGCGTCAGGCCGACGTCCGCTTCGATGTCCTGGACAGCGACAAGAGCGGCGCCATCACCCGCGCCGAGTTCGATTATTCGGGCTGGCGGATGTTCGTCCACCACGACACCAACAACGACGGGACGGTCTCGGCCGCCGACCCGATCAAGGAAGACCAGCAGGACTGA
- a CDS encoding type 1 glutamine amidotransferase family protein gives MTVAVAFLQPGWADWEAGAVLALLREHLKVQIEIATPTGDPETSIGGVLAAADYRFDDPVLSDADVFILIGSDAWSQGENPAISSLIRQAFADGKPVAGICAGTTALARAGLFDGRKHTSNGQDWLESIAPGYAGGDHYVDSAKAVTDGKLVSASGLAPVTFAAAVARLIAPEQEELIAGYVAMFAKEFAAT, from the coding sequence ATGACCGTCGCCGTCGCCTTCTTGCAGCCGGGCTGGGCCGATTGGGAGGCCGGCGCCGTGCTGGCGCTGCTGCGCGAGCACCTGAAGGTCCAGATCGAGATCGCCACCCCGACCGGTGATCCCGAGACCTCGATCGGCGGTGTGCTGGCCGCGGCCGACTACCGGTTCGACGATCCGGTGCTGAGCGACGCCGATGTTTTCATCCTGATCGGCAGCGACGCGTGGAGCCAGGGCGAGAACCCGGCGATCTCGTCGCTGATCCGCCAGGCCTTCGCCGACGGCAAGCCGGTGGCCGGCATCTGCGCCGGGACCACGGCCTTAGCGCGGGCGGGCCTGTTCGACGGCAGGAAGCACACCTCGAACGGCCAGGACTGGCTGGAAAGCATCGCGCCCGGCTATGCGGGCGGCGATCACTATGTCGACAGCGCGAAGGCGGTGACCGACGGCAAGCTGGTCAGCGCCTCGGGCCTGGCCCCCGTGACCTTCGCCGCCGCCGTCGCCCGCCTGATCGCGCCCGAGCAGGAAGAGCTGATCGCGGGCTACGTGGCGATGTTCGCCAAGGAGTTCGCGGCTACTTGA
- a CDS encoding MarR family winged helix-turn-helix transcriptional regulator: MTATVSPITPGASEAPEPGVSLIDYVPYRLATASAAVSRLIARAYEDRFGLTIPQWRLMSVLAEGGLTQHTAVTRTAMDKVRVSRAAQELVVRRLVARTTVRSDRRSHTLELTAAGRRLFAEIAPLALAYEATLLAGLAPSEVAMFKRLLDHLETAAIQLTGGETITPRPDGSPDGSTAVD, from the coding sequence ATGACCGCGACGGTCTCTCCGATTACCCCTGGCGCGTCCGAAGCGCCCGAACCGGGCGTCAGCCTGATCGACTACGTTCCCTATCGTCTGGCAACGGCCTCGGCGGCGGTCAGCCGTCTGATCGCCCGCGCCTACGAGGACCGCTTCGGCCTGACCATCCCGCAATGGCGGCTGATGTCGGTGCTGGCCGAGGGCGGCCTGACCCAGCACACCGCCGTCACGCGCACGGCGATGGACAAGGTCCGGGTCAGCCGCGCGGCGCAGGAGCTGGTGGTGCGTCGCCTGGTGGCCCGCACCACGGTCCGCTCGGACCGCCGCTCGCACACCTTGGAGCTGACGGCCGCCGGCCGCCGGCTGTTCGCCGAGATCGCCCCGCTGGCCCTGGCCTACGAGGCGACCCTGCTGGCGGGCCTGGCCCCCAGCGAGGTGGCGATGTTCAAGCGCCTGCTGGATCACCTCGAGACCGCCGCTATCCAGCTGACCGGCGGGGAGACGATCACGCCTCGCCCGGACGGCTCCCCGGATGGTTCGACCGCCGTCGATTAA
- a CDS encoding DUF4198 domain-containing protein, producing MIRSLRAGLLGGALMLALAVPTARAHSPYLLPSVFDASDRKIVTVTGSFTESFFTPEVVMKSDAYAVIGPDGVRVPLAPTYLREVALVEAVTEKPGTYRITTGQRGGRTAKAALVNGEWKFFEGEKAPADAIDMQSLTMAEVYVTRGAPSDAALAPIGKGLEFHAVTHPSKIVTGQDAVFEVLFDGKPLAGQAITLQGADDRYADTKAAARTVTSDAKGRFAVKVDKSGVYQIQTRYRVAPTAAGQPGRSFTYALTFESLR from the coding sequence ATGATCCGTTCTCTCCGCGCCGGCCTGTTGGGCGGCGCGCTCATGCTGGCTCTGGCCGTCCCCACGGCGCGGGCTCATTCGCCTTATCTGCTGCCCAGCGTATTCGATGCCTCCGACCGCAAGATCGTCACCGTCACGGGCTCGTTCACCGAGAGCTTCTTCACGCCCGAAGTGGTGATGAAGTCCGACGCCTATGCCGTGATCGGTCCCGACGGCGTCCGCGTCCCGCTGGCCCCGACCTATCTGCGCGAGGTCGCGCTGGTCGAGGCCGTGACCGAGAAGCCCGGCACCTACCGCATCACCACCGGTCAGCGCGGCGGCCGCACGGCCAAGGCGGCGTTGGTGAACGGCGAATGGAAGTTCTTCGAGGGCGAGAAGGCCCCGGCGGACGCCATCGACATGCAGAGCCTGACCATGGCCGAGGTCTATGTGACGCGTGGCGCGCCCAGCGACGCGGCCCTGGCCCCGATCGGCAAGGGGCTGGAGTTCCACGCCGTCACCCATCCCAGCAAGATCGTCACCGGCCAGGACGCCGTGTTCGAGGTGCTGTTCGACGGCAAGCCGCTGGCGGGCCAGGCGATCACCCTGCAGGGCGCCGACGACCGTTACGCCGACACCAAGGCCGCCGCCAGGACCGTGACCAGCGACGCCAAGGGCCGCTTCGCCGTCAAGGTCGACAAGTCCGGCGTCTACCAGATCCAGACCCGCTATCGCGTCGCCCCGACCGCCGCCGGCCAGCCGGGCCGCAGCTTTACCTACGCCCTGACCTTCGAATCCCTCCGTTAG
- a CDS encoding GlcG/HbpS family heme-binding protein, protein MRKSVALIAAGLVLAGGSAFAQTAAPSAAPTPAPQPPYAARVITLAEAKTVAAAAEAEARKNGWTMVIVVLESNGAQVFAEKMDGTQYGSNEVALKKAHTSANFRRPTSYFQELVKAGTLNAIFTGATAVEGGELLLVDGKIIGSIGVSGGSAAQDGIVARAGQAALK, encoded by the coding sequence ATGAGAAAATCCGTCGCCCTGATCGCCGCCGGCCTGGTCCTGGCCGGGGGTTCGGCCTTCGCCCAGACGGCCGCCCCTTCTGCGGCCCCGACGCCCGCGCCGCAGCCGCCCTACGCGGCCCGCGTCATCACTCTTGCCGAGGCCAAGACCGTCGCGGCCGCCGCCGAGGCCGAGGCGCGCAAGAACGGCTGGACGATGGTCATCGTCGTGCTGGAATCAAACGGCGCCCAGGTCTTCGCCGAGAAGATGGACGGCACGCAGTACGGCTCGAACGAGGTGGCGCTGAAGAAGGCCCACACCTCGGCCAACTTCCGCCGCCCAACCTCCTACTTCCAGGAACTGGTAAAGGCCGGCACGCTGAACGCCATCTTCACCGGCGCGACGGCGGTCGAGGGCGGCGAGCTGCTGCTGGTCGACGGCAAGATCATCGGCTCGATCGGCGTCTCGGGCGGCTCGGCCGCACAGGACGGGATCGTGGCCCGCGCCGGTCAGGCCGCGCTCAAGTAG
- a CDS encoding DUF3297 family protein encodes MSDTPPDRLSVNPDSPYYDADLLERGIGIRFKGVEKTNVEEYCVSEKWVRVAAGKTLDRKGNPMTIKLQGDVEAYFRDTAEG; translated from the coding sequence ATGAGCGACACGCCCCCCGACCGCCTCTCCGTAAATCCCGACAGCCCGTATTACGACGCCGACCTGCTGGAACGCGGCATCGGCATCCGCTTCAAGGGCGTCGAGAAGACCAATGTCGAGGAGTACTGCGTCTCCGAGAAGTGGGTGCGCGTCGCGGCCGGTAAGACCCTGGATCGCAAGGGCAACCCGATGACGATCAAGCTGCAGGGCGACGTCGAGGCCTATTTCCGCGACACCGCCGAGGGCTGA
- the msrB gene encoding peptide-methionine (R)-S-oxide reductase MsrB — MTDAAILSTIGFDLTPPTDAERERLEADLTAEEARVLLQHGTEAPFCGGLLGEKSPGAYCCRLCGLPLFKHETKFESGTGWPSFYAPFAEDHVVGIRDTSYGMVRIETRCARCGSHQGHVFPDGPPPTRLRYCINSVSLQFVKEGDPLPDPLHRGDRIG; from the coding sequence ATGACAGACGCAGCCATCCTTTCAACCATCGGCTTCGACCTCACGCCGCCGACGGACGCCGAACGCGAACGCCTGGAGGCCGACCTGACGGCCGAGGAGGCGCGAGTCCTCCTGCAACACGGCACCGAGGCCCCGTTCTGCGGCGGCCTGCTGGGCGAGAAGAGTCCCGGCGCCTATTGCTGCCGCCTCTGCGGCCTGCCGTTGTTCAAGCACGAGACCAAGTTCGAGAGCGGCACCGGGTGGCCCAGCTTCTACGCCCCGTTCGCCGAGGACCACGTGGTCGGGATCCGCGACACCTCGTACGGCATGGTCCGCATCGAGACCCGTTGCGCCCGCTGCGGCAGCCACCAGGGCCACGTCTTCCCCGACGGCCCGCCGCCGACGCGCCTGCGCTACTGCATCAACTCGGTGTCGCTGCAGTTCGTGAAGGAGGGCGATCCCCTGCCCGATCCGCTGCATCGCGGCGATCGGATCGGCTGA
- a CDS encoding alpha/beta hydrolase, which produces MPPSSAFEPARSYRGDREDPPILIVPGLYNSGPDHWQSHWERELPTAQRVEQQDWERPLLGDWTISLAEAVRQRPGAILVAHSLGCALVAHFAQVTGGRGVGGAMLVAPADVNREGPAGRLLVGFSPIPRQRLPFPSLVVASRDDPYVEIERAEAFARGWGSDFVDLGRAGHINVDSGHGAWTKGRGLLRGLIHRVEAADRL; this is translated from the coding sequence ATGCCCCCCTCCTCCGCCTTCGAGCCCGCTCGCTCCTATCGCGGCGACCGCGAGGACCCGCCGATCCTGATCGTGCCGGGCCTCTATAATTCCGGTCCCGACCATTGGCAGAGCCATTGGGAGCGCGAGCTGCCCACCGCCCAGCGGGTCGAGCAGCAGGATTGGGAGCGCCCCCTGCTGGGCGACTGGACGATCAGCCTGGCCGAGGCCGTGCGCCAGCGACCCGGCGCGATCCTGGTGGCCCATAGTCTTGGTTGCGCCCTGGTCGCCCACTTCGCCCAAGTGACGGGCGGACGCGGTGTCGGCGGGGCCATGCTGGTGGCGCCGGCCGACGTCAATCGCGAAGGCCCGGCCGGCCGCCTGCTGGTCGGCTTCTCGCCGATCCCCCGCCAGCGCCTGCCCTTCCCCAGCCTGGTCGTGGCCAGCCGCGACGACCCCTATGTCGAGATCGAGCGCGCCGAGGCCTTCGCGCGCGGCTGGGGCTCGGACTTCGTCGATCTGGGCCGCGCGGGGCATATCAATGTCGACAGCGGCCATGGGGCGTGGACGAAGGGGCGCGGACTGCTGCGCGGCCTGATCCACCGCGTCGAGGCGGCGGATCGGCTGTAG